In the Bacillus amyloliquefaciens DSM 7 = ATCC 23350 genome, AAATGGGAGCCCTCTCCGCATCCCGCATCCAATACCGCCGCCTGTTTTCGCGGAGATTGAATACGGCTGATGATGACGGCGATCTCTTTTTGAACCGGCGAAAAAAACTCCCGCCTCTCAAAAAGCTCGTGTCTCGCTTCGAACAGCTGCCTGTCATAGCGGGTTTTGACCGATTTATTGAGGAAATTCACATAGCCTTGTTTTGATATATCAAATGTATGCCCATGTCCGCATATCAGGCTTTGATATTGCGAAACCGCCATGGCCGTGCGGCATAGCGGACACCTGAATACGGACTGGCATGCATTCAGTAATTCCGCGCGTTTTCTTTTCATAGACGTCAAAAAAAACACCTCATTCATTCGTTATTCTGATGAAATGAAAAAGGCATAGACAAATAAACCTCACCAAATTGGAAGGTTTAACCTATTTATCTATACCTCTCATTATCTGTAACGAATGAACTGGATGATCATGAAGATGACCCCTTTTCTGCCGTCTTTTGAAGGCTGTGCCCTCAGATCCATTTTATCAGCTGCGTCCCGTTCTTACAATGAACCGAACTGTTTCTGCGTGCACTTTATACCATTAAAATCCAATTACTTTTACATATCCTTTATTTTCTTTATTTATAATATAAATTTATTATTTTGAAAATATCCAAAAAGGTTGATTTTCAAAAATTGAAACGATAAAATACTGCTATCTCATGTAATATCGTTATTCTTGTATATGATCAGTAATATGGTCTGATTGTTTCTACCTAGTGCCGTAAAAGACTAGACTACAAGGAAGTTTGCATAAATTTGAACGAGTGAAAAGCATATGACGCTGTCTATTCTTTTCTTTTGGCTCTTATTTATCACACTTTCTGACTTTCAGGAATTTGTGACGAATAAGAGCTTTTTTTATTTCCATAATACCCTTATAGGAGTTGCTCACATGTACTTTTTATTGAACATTGTCGGTCTCATTGTTGTCATGGCTGTTGTTTTCTTATGTTCTCCCAACAAGAAGAAGATTAAATGGCGTCCGATTGTCATGCTCCTCGTCTTTGAGTTTCTGATTACTTGGTTTATGTTAGGGACAAAAGTCGGCGGCTTTGTCATCGGGAAGATCGGCGCATTCTTTACATGGCTGATTTCCTGCGCCAGTCAAGGGATTGCATTTGCCTTTCCGTCTGTCATGGCGAATCCGACGGTTGATTTTTTCTTCAGCGCGCTGCTGCCGATTATCTTCGTTGTGACCTTCTTTGATATGCTGTCGTATTTCGGTATTCTGCCGTGGCTCATTGATAAAATCGGCTGGCTGATTTCTAAAATATCCCGTCTGCCGAAGCTGGAGAGCTTTTTCTCCATTCAGATGATGTTTTTAGGAAATACGGAAGCTTTAGCCGTCATCCGCCAGCAGCTTGCCGTCGTCAACAACAATCGGCTTCTGACATTCGGGCTGATGAGTATGAGCAGCATCAGCGGTTCGATCATCGGATCGTACTTGTCGATGGTCCCGTCCACTTATGTATTCACAGCGATCCCGCTGAATTGCTTAAACGCTCTTCTAATCGCAAATATGCTGAATCCTGTGGACGTTTCTAAAGAGGACGATATTATTTACGTCCCTTCAAAAGCGGAGAAAAAAGACTTCTTCTCCACGATTTCGAACAGTATGCTCGTCGGCATGAACATGGTCATTGTGATTTTAGCGATGGTCATCGGGTATGTGGCGTTAACGGCCGCGTTAAACGGCGTGCTCGGACTGTTCATGCACGGTTTGACCATTCAAAAGATTTTCTCTTACATCTTCAGTCCGTTTGCCTTTCTTCTCGGATTAACCGGACATGACGCGATGTATGTCGCACAGCTGATGGGCATCAAGCTCGCAACGAACGAGTTTGTGGCCATGGCCGATCTGAAGGGGCAGCTGCATTCACTGCCGCCGCACACGATTGCCGTTGCGACGACATTCCTGACATCATTCGCAAACTTCAGCACCATCGGTATGATCTACGGATCGTATCAATCTCTGCTTGATGGTGAAAAGTCAGCCATCATCGGGAAAAACGTCTGGAAGCTGCTTGTCAGCGGAATTGCCGTTTCCTTATTGAGTGCGGCGATTGTCGGATTGTTTGTCTGGTAAACGAAAAAAGCGATACCGCTCCGTTTTGGAGAGATATCGCTTTTTTTATTGATAGACGGATGCAGGTACGGAAACGTCCCGGATTCCCGCCGCGTATGGTCCAAGATCATATTGTCCGAACACAACGGCAATGCCGTTTTTCGTAAAGAAGAAAGGTCTTTCGTTATTCAGGGTGATCTCCTGTTTTTTGACGTCTTGGTCGAACAGATCGTCATGTTTCTTGATGTAGCCGTACAGATAGTCTCTCGTTTTGTTTACCTTCGTTTTCGTATTCAGCACATCACTGAGTGCGACCTGTTTTTTTGCGGCCAGATCATAATTAAAGGTCTGTACGGATGTCATCCCGTGTGCGCCGCCTGTGTAACTGTAGTTCTCCGTCTGAATGCTGAGCTTGCCGTCTTGATTATACTTCACCTTGAAATCTGTTTGGTATTCCGCTTTGTAGCCTTGTTTCTCACCGTCTTTTTTGTTTTTCACATATTCTTGATATGAATGGTCAATATAACGTTTGAAGTCCTGATTGATTTTCTTTTCAAAAGATGCGTTTCCCGTATTTGTGACCTCGGGGTACGTCAGCTGCTTCACTTGCTTATACGTATGGCTTTTGACAACGGGCTTTGCGGTTTGCGCGGCCTCGGCTGAAGCCGCAAATCCTCCGAACGGCGCGGCTGTCAGCACTGCCAAAAGCACAGCCGCCATCATTTTGAATGTCTTTTTCATCACAACTCCTCCTTTTTATTTACCGTTCCCTTTTTGAAAACGGGTTACACTCTATAGACAGCGCAGATCAGGAAATTGTTTCTGGGCCATTTCTCACATTTTCTCCATCAAAAAAAGAGACATGGAAAATCCACGCCTCTTTTACCGTGAAGGTCTTTGCGCAAT is a window encoding:
- a CDS encoding DUF3298 and DUF4163 domain-containing protein, whose protein sequence is MKKTFKMMAAVLLAVLTAAPFGGFAASAEAAQTAKPVVKSHTYKQVKQLTYPEVTNTGNASFEKKINQDFKRYIDHSYQEYVKNKKDGEKQGYKAEYQTDFKVKYNQDGKLSIQTENYSYTGGAHGMTSVQTFNYDLAAKKQVALSDVLNTKTKVNKTRDYLYGYIKKHDDLFDQDVKKQEITLNNERPFFFTKNGIAVVFGQYDLGPYAAGIRDVSVPASVYQ
- a CDS encoding NupC/NupG family nucleoside CNT transporter — translated: MYFLLNIVGLIVVMAVVFLCSPNKKKIKWRPIVMLLVFEFLITWFMLGTKVGGFVIGKIGAFFTWLISCASQGIAFAFPSVMANPTVDFFFSALLPIIFVVTFFDMLSYFGILPWLIDKIGWLISKISRLPKLESFFSIQMMFLGNTEALAVIRQQLAVVNNNRLLTFGLMSMSSISGSIIGSYLSMVPSTYVFTAIPLNCLNALLIANMLNPVDVSKEDDIIYVPSKAEKKDFFSTISNSMLVGMNMVIVILAMVIGYVALTAALNGVLGLFMHGLTIQKIFSYIFSPFAFLLGLTGHDAMYVAQLMGIKLATNEFVAMADLKGQLHSLPPHTIAVATTFLTSFANFSTIGMIYGSYQSLLDGEKSAIIGKNVWKLLVSGIAVSLLSAAIVGLFVW